The sequence below is a genomic window from Anopheles cruzii chromosome 3, idAnoCruzAS_RS32_06, whole genome shotgun sequence.
ACGAGTGACAATAAACACGATGCATCAGACGGCCAGACGACGGTTTTATTTTGGGCAGACTCCAAGATGCCATTTTGAGTTATTGAAACAGGTAAATTTTCGTGTCAATCTTCACACGACGGTTGCTATGATTAGCTTGTTTATTCGTTAGTCTGCAAACTGAACCAATGGTTGAAATCCaatcgcagcagcaactgaGACAAAGGAGCACTGCTGGGGCCGGCCTTTAAACCAATCAGCAGTTTCAGCAACGAATCGACGTGGCTCATAAACCTGCAAAACGCGTAATAAGTTTCGGGGTTGTTATCAAAAACATTAGCCCAACAGCAGACCACCGCAGCGGCTTACCCTTGTTCGTAGGTAATGAACTCTTggcgttcgatttttgtcATCGGATCCTTGCAGCCCAGACAGAACGAGCAGAACCGATCGACGATTGACAGGATGCTGTCGAGGAGAGTAAGCACTGGGTTTTCTTGCAATTGTATAACGCCAGCCACCGTGGTCATGCCGAGTGTAGACGGTTCACCGGCAGTGGCGCCATTCAGCAGAAAGCACAAACTGAGCACGTTTGCCTGGAAGATGGTGTGCGCCCGTTGAATACGCTCAAAGTCTGCCGGCTTCGCCGGATTCGTGACGGTTGCCATAAGCAGCGCAAACTGACTTTCGAGCACGTCCACCTGGAGATAGTACTGTAGGTTGTTGACGAGAAACATGAGCTTGTTCCGAAGCTGTACCACGTCCTGGTTGTGTTTGATGCGCTTCTCGCGTTGATATGACCAAAGCTGCCCCAGATCGTGCTGTAGCTTTTTGATGCGcaacagaaaccgaaacatTTCGTTATATCGATCGAGTACTTTGGGTGAAAATAGTAGATGTAGGGGCCACTGGACCTTGTACTTCAGAACGATGTGGCCGATCGCACTCTTGCTTTCGTAGCAGAAGCTTTCCAGTTCCTCGTTTCCCGGCAGCTCGAACGAAAACTGTTCGATGTCTTCGCCAACGTTAAGACTCGTGGCTGCGAGCTGTAACGCTCGGTTCAGGTCGCGCGTTGTACCATCCGTGATCTCGCGCCCGATTAGCAGCCTGAGGGATTGCGTTTGTTCGAGAAACTCATAAAACAGCTCACCCCGGCCAAGCAGAAAGAAGTCCTTCATGAGGCGTAGCTGGCGAACGAGATCGGCCTCCTCAATTACGATCACCGACAAGTGTTTCGTTACCTGCTCCTTGATTTCGTCCACCAGATGCTCGAACTTGGTCACACTGAGATTCTCTTCGCACTGCAGCTGGTGGAACTTGCGGAACAGTTCGTGTTCCTGCGTTCCCCACAGACTGTCTTTGGTGGCCACTAAACGGGCACCCTGTTTGCCACGATTTCTGCCCGCACCGCCGCCCACGTGCTGCTGGCGCGGATCAAAGTTAAACAT
It includes:
- the LOC128272879 gene encoding gamma-tubulin complex component 4 homolog, with the protein product MIHDILFTLFSSNAELPIENFTIPEVASTFLHPGEVKILEDLIRIANQYKEIKKFVQQYGTVTAGLFKPKQQKPTEEPLPQGLYLQAFVDGLELVVKPYRDLVVELEAKYLKRPHLSLMFIFHQVSQYRPLFSFLLQLISGVVTQRIHGCALLPYLQQHCLHGNDANYQAVKTIQKSMYAIFLKQLYGWLLHGKFVDQYAEFFIQQVESDPKGTIGSQSINSELWRYEIRHEMLPYYFPASWAEKVLFVGQTVLMFNFDPRQQHVGGGAGRNRGKQGARLVATKDSLWGTQEHELFRKFHQLQCEENLSVTKFEHLVDEIKEQVTKHLSVIVIEEADLVRQLRLMKDFFLLGRGELFYEFLEQTQSLRLLIGREITDGTTRDLNRALQLAATSLNVGEDIEQFSFELPGNEELESFCYESKSAIGHIVLKYKVQWPLHLLFSPKVLDRYNEMFRFLLRIKKLQHDLGQLWSYQREKRIKHNQDVVQLRNKLMFLVNNLQYYLQVDVLESQFALLMATVTNPAKPADFERIQRAHTIFQANVLSLCFLLNGATAGEPSTLGMTTVAGVIQLQENPVLTLLDSILSIVDRFCSFCLGCKDPMTKIERQEFITYEQGFMSHVDSLLKLLIGLKAGPSSAPLSQLLLRLDFNHWFSLQTNE